In Providencia rettgeri, the following proteins share a genomic window:
- a CDS encoding hemin-degrading factor, protein MNSALYERYQQAKTDNKAKYARDLAAYLNVSEAQLLHSRVGHDKAVRLNVDAPTLLTELATVGKVKAITRNEYVVHEQVGRYDNATFSPHGGLILNPRALDLRMFFSHWDAIFALTEDSKHGERHSIQFFDKQGDALHKVYTTDETDMAAWQALIEKYATPDNAELTHEPAAAFTNQPVSEELKQQLEQEWRNMTDVHQFFVLLKKNNLSRQQVFAAVSDDLAWKVPNDSFNQLINTAFKDQNEIMIFVGNRGCVQIFTGEIKKIMPYQSEGSDLKWLNIFNPDFTLHMIENGIAECWVTRKPTQDGHVTSLEVFDNQGNQIAQMYGQRTEGTPEQEQWRQQVTALPRI, encoded by the coding sequence GTGAATTCAGCACTTTACGAGCGTTACCAACAAGCAAAAACAGATAACAAAGCCAAATACGCTCGCGATCTCGCCGCCTATTTAAATGTATCTGAAGCTCAGCTGCTGCATAGTCGTGTTGGCCACGACAAAGCGGTTCGTTTAAACGTCGATGCCCCCACTTTATTGACAGAATTAGCCACTGTTGGAAAAGTGAAAGCGATTACCCGTAACGAGTATGTGGTTCATGAGCAAGTTGGCCGTTATGACAATGCGACATTTAGCCCCCATGGCGGTTTGATTTTAAACCCTCGAGCTCTTGATTTACGGATGTTTTTTAGCCATTGGGACGCTATATTTGCTTTGACAGAAGACAGCAAGCACGGTGAACGTCACAGTATCCAATTCTTTGATAAACAAGGTGATGCACTACATAAAGTTTACACCACCGATGAAACGGATATGGCGGCATGGCAAGCACTGATTGAAAAATACGCTACGCCAGACAATGCCGAGTTAACTCACGAGCCTGCGGCTGCATTTACTAATCAGCCCGTCAGCGAAGAACTGAAACAACAGTTAGAGCAAGAGTGGCGCAACATGACGGACGTTCACCAGTTCTTTGTTCTGCTCAAAAAAAACAACCTCAGCCGTCAGCAAGTTTTCGCTGCGGTTAGCGATGATTTAGCGTGGAAAGTGCCTAATGATTCCTTCAATCAGCTGATTAATACTGCGTTCAAAGATCAAAACGAAATTATGATTTTTGTGGGCAACCGCGGATGTGTGCAAATTTTTACTGGTGAAATCAAAAAAATCATGCCATATCAAAGTGAAGGTTCAGACTTAAAGTGGCTAAATATTTTCAATCCTGATTTCACCTTGCACATGATTGAAAATGGGATTGCCGAATGCTGGGTCACACGCAAGCCAACACAAGATGGCCATGTGACTAGCCTTGAAGTCTTCGATAACCAAGGAAATCAAATCGCACAAATGTATGGGCAGCGTACGGAAGGGACTCCAGAGCAAGAGCAATGGCGCCAACAAGTCACCGCATTACCCCGCATTTAA
- a CDS encoding aminotransferase class V-fold PLP-dependent enzyme, whose protein sequence is MTNIWLQVQKDTLVSQHYAYFDTGAAAPPPKPVIEAVKRYLDKTAEQGIYLPSFRKQTYDQVEICRQKLAAFIDAKPSEIAFTKNGTESISLIARGISWQAGDEVIIPDTEMLSNIAIWQLLTHEKGIKIIKVSADSYGVISPESIEQAITSKTKLISFVALSNITGVIQPVQAICEIARKHGVLSHVSASQALGMYNVNVQTWQCDFMSSCGRKGLRAIEGSGILFVREPLVPLLNPTLVGWWNSSIDPKTGDVIIPQTAKRFEAGCPNVPAIISLDSALDYAVNIGIEQIESRNQTLTQYAMQQLSLLSGIEIYGPNNSHQRIGIIPFNINGISSDVLMQKLEAKNIIIESGHFMATAILKFYQIEKMARLSLHYFNSEKEIDLLINSMKEIKKEYEND, encoded by the coding sequence ATGACGAATATCTGGTTACAAGTGCAAAAAGACACTCTGGTTTCACAACACTATGCTTACTTTGATACGGGTGCCGCTGCACCACCACCAAAACCCGTAATAGAAGCCGTAAAACGTTATCTTGATAAAACCGCGGAGCAAGGGATTTATTTACCGAGTTTTCGCAAGCAAACCTATGATCAAGTTGAAATTTGTCGGCAAAAGTTGGCTGCATTTATCGATGCAAAACCCAGTGAAATTGCATTCACTAAAAATGGTACAGAATCTATTAGTTTAATTGCCAGAGGTATTTCTTGGCAAGCTGGCGACGAAGTCATAATTCCTGATACTGAGATGCTCAGCAATATTGCAATCTGGCAGTTATTAACACATGAAAAAGGGATAAAAATTATTAAGGTGAGTGCTGACAGCTATGGTGTCATTTCACCTGAATCTATCGAGCAAGCGATAACCTCTAAAACAAAGCTCATCAGTTTCGTTGCGTTATCCAACATAACGGGGGTAATTCAACCCGTACAGGCAATTTGTGAAATCGCTAGAAAGCATGGCGTACTTAGCCATGTTAGTGCTTCACAAGCACTTGGTATGTATAACGTTAATGTACAAACGTGGCAATGTGATTTTATGTCTTCTTGTGGCCGAAAAGGGTTAAGGGCCATAGAAGGGAGCGGCATTCTCTTTGTTCGTGAACCGTTAGTCCCACTATTAAACCCAACACTCGTGGGTTGGTGGAATAGTTCAATTGACCCAAAAACAGGTGACGTCATTATACCTCAAACGGCAAAACGGTTTGAAGCGGGCTGCCCTAATGTTCCTGCCATTATTAGTTTAGATTCTGCTTTAGACTATGCCGTCAATATCGGTATTGAACAAATTGAAAGCCGTAACCAGACACTCACTCAATATGCTATGCAGCAATTATCTCTACTTTCTGGCATCGAAATTTATGGTCCTAATAATAGTCACCAGCGAATAGGAATTATTCCATTTAATATTAATGGGATTTCCTCTGATGTCTTAATGCAAAAATTAGAAGCTAAAAATATCATTATCGAATCAGGCCATTTTATGGCAACGGCAATTTTAAAATTCTATCAAATAGAAAAAATGGCTCGTTTATCACTTCATTATTTTAATAGTGAAAAAGAAATCGATTTATTAATTAATTCAATGAAAGAAATAAAAAAGGAATATGAGAATGACTAA
- the uhpC gene encoding MFS transporter family glucose-6-phosphate receptor UhpC, translating into MSIFKEQPDIPVTMSKSEIDAKYKYWRLHLMIVSYIGYAVFYFTRKSFNFVMPEMLTDLGITKADIGMVGTAFYLTYGASKFLSGIIGDRSNPRYFMGIGLIATGVVNILFGLTSSISMFIVLWMVNAFFQGWGWPPCAKILNTWYSRNERGLWWAIWNTSHNIGGAIIPILSGGVALALGWRYGMIIPGIIAIVIGIGLCILLRDRPRTMGLPTVGEWRNDLEELKYEAKGAGLPLGKILNEYIFKNKVLWVLAISYAVIYIVRTGINDWANLYLIEEHGFNLLSANAVVMMFEIGGFFGAIVAGWGSDLIFKGNRAQMNVIYALGIIITSFCLWIVPVDNEYVFSFLFFMTGFFIFGPQFLIAMAAAENSHKNAAGASTGFVSLFAYIGASIAGYPLSIVIEKYQWNGFYSLLLTLSIFLILLLIIAMIMTKKKVSVEG; encoded by the coding sequence ATGTCAATATTTAAAGAACAACCAGATATACCAGTCACAATGTCGAAATCTGAAATCGACGCTAAATATAAATACTGGCGATTACACTTAATGATTGTCAGTTATATTGGCTATGCCGTTTTTTATTTCACACGCAAAAGCTTTAATTTTGTTATGCCTGAAATGCTAACTGATTTAGGTATTACAAAGGCCGATATAGGGATGGTTGGAACCGCATTTTACCTGACTTATGGGGCATCTAAATTTCTTTCTGGCATCATTGGTGACCGTTCAAATCCACGTTATTTTATGGGGATTGGCTTGATAGCAACAGGCGTTGTAAACATCCTGTTTGGGCTAACCTCTTCAATCAGTATGTTTATCGTGTTGTGGATGGTAAATGCCTTTTTCCAAGGTTGGGGTTGGCCGCCTTGTGCAAAAATACTTAACACATGGTATTCACGTAATGAACGAGGGCTTTGGTGGGCCATTTGGAATACATCACATAATATTGGTGGCGCGATAATTCCAATTCTATCGGGCGGTGTCGCATTAGCCCTTGGCTGGCGCTATGGGATGATCATTCCGGGAATTATTGCCATTGTGATTGGTATTGGATTATGTATTTTATTACGTGATAGGCCTCGGACAATGGGCTTACCGACGGTTGGTGAATGGCGAAATGATCTTGAAGAATTAAAATATGAAGCCAAAGGGGCGGGTTTACCTTTAGGCAAAATATTGAACGAATATATCTTTAAAAATAAAGTGTTATGGGTTCTTGCTATATCATATGCAGTGATTTATATCGTCAGAACAGGGATAAATGACTGGGCAAACCTGTATTTAATTGAAGAGCACGGTTTTAATTTATTGTCGGCCAATGCTGTCGTCATGATGTTTGAAATTGGCGGTTTCTTTGGTGCGATTGTTGCAGGATGGGGCTCCGATTTAATCTTTAAAGGAAATCGTGCGCAAATGAATGTCATTTATGCGCTCGGGATTATTATCACGTCATTCTGTTTATGGATTGTTCCTGTTGATAACGAATATGTATTTTCTTTCTTATTCTTTATGACTGGGTTCTTCATTTTTGGTCCTCAATTTTTGATTGCGATGGCAGCCGCTGAAAACTCGCATAAAAATGCCGCAGGCGCTTCAACAGGGTTTGTTAGCTTGTTTGCCTATATTGGTGCATCAATTGCAGGGTATCCATTATCAATCGTCATTGAAAAATACCAATGGAATGGTTTCTACTCCTTGTTATTAACTCTATCAATTTTCTTAATTTTGTTATTAATTATTGCAATGATAATGACGAAGAAAAAAGTTAGCGTAGAAGGTTAA
- the pepE gene encoding dipeptidase PepE, which translates to MTNALLMSSSRMRNMNYLQHADEQIHRLLQHKKQHILFIPYAAVTFSFDDFESIVQPVFNALGYELTSIHHFSDPVVAVKQAQAIAIGGGNTFALLKRLYDAKVVELISQRVKQENIPYMGWSAGSNVATPTIRTTNDMPIVQPPSFNALNICPFQINPHFISGKPVGHNGESREERLNEFLTINPTEELIALYEGTALFIENDHGTILGDQNALWLRAPNKIEEIPTNKPFKLDIIKGAQ; encoded by the coding sequence ATGACTAACGCATTATTAATGAGTAGTTCTCGCATGAGGAATATGAATTACTTACAACATGCTGACGAACAAATCCATCGTTTATTGCAACATAAAAAACAACACATTTTATTTATTCCTTATGCCGCAGTTACATTCAGTTTTGATGATTTTGAATCAATTGTACAACCCGTATTTAATGCATTAGGTTATGAATTAACGTCAATTCATCACTTTAGCGACCCTGTCGTGGCAGTCAAACAAGCACAAGCTATTGCTATTGGTGGTGGAAACACCTTCGCCCTATTAAAACGCCTATATGATGCCAAAGTAGTAGAGTTGATTTCACAGCGAGTGAAACAAGAAAATATTCCCTATATGGGATGGAGTGCAGGTAGTAATGTCGCAACACCGACTATACGCACCACCAATGATATGCCAATTGTCCAACCACCTTCATTTAATGCGCTGAATATTTGCCCATTTCAAATTAACCCACACTTTATTTCTGGTAAACCAGTTGGTCATAATGGGGAAAGTCGTGAAGAGCGTTTAAATGAGTTTTTAACGATTAACCCCACAGAAGAATTGATCGCACTGTATGAAGGTACCGCATTATTTATAGAAAATGATCATGGGACCATTTTAGGTGATCAAAATGCCTTATGGTTACGCGCTCCTAATAAGATCGAAGAAATTCCCACCAATAAACCATTTAAATTAGATATCATTAAAGGAGCACAATAA
- a CDS encoding FecCD family ABC transporter permease produces MSRFKNPFLVIIVLLFALGGLVLIASNAGAMNFSLKALWQASATDSDWQIWLNIRLPRVLIAILVGLALAVSGAIMQGLFRNPLADPSLLGISSGAALSVAAFIVFSVSLPTVMQGYGHVAAAFIGSLAVSFIIFSLNRSSNGNLAKLLLAGIAINALCMSFIGVLSYISNDQQLRTFSLWMMGTLGNVDWTSLTIAASVILPICAICLMQGNKLNILQLGDEDAHYLGLNVERTKFILLFLSAILVGCAVAMSGVIGFVGLVVPHLIRMTLGPDHRWLIPGSAIVGAGLLLIADTVARTAVAPAEIPVGLLTGLIGGPYFLWLILRQPAGRI; encoded by the coding sequence ATGAGTCGCTTTAAAAACCCATTTTTGGTGATTATCGTTTTATTGTTCGCACTTGGTGGCTTAGTTCTCATCGCGTCGAATGCAGGCGCAATGAACTTTTCATTAAAAGCACTGTGGCAGGCATCTGCCACAGACTCGGATTGGCAGATATGGCTGAATATCCGCCTTCCTCGTGTGTTAATTGCCATTTTAGTCGGCCTTGCTTTGGCGGTGTCTGGTGCCATTATGCAAGGGTTATTTCGTAATCCCCTCGCCGATCCGAGCTTGCTCGGTATCAGCAGCGGTGCAGCCCTATCCGTTGCTGCATTTATTGTTTTCTCGGTTTCATTGCCTACCGTGATGCAAGGATATGGCCATGTTGCTGCCGCTTTTATCGGTAGCCTAGCCGTTTCTTTTATTATTTTTAGCTTAAATCGCTCATCAAATGGCAACCTCGCAAAATTACTTCTTGCGGGCATCGCTATCAATGCCCTGTGCATGTCATTCATTGGTGTTCTTAGCTATATCAGCAATGACCAACAACTCAGAACATTTAGCTTATGGATGATGGGGACACTCGGTAATGTTGATTGGACATCATTGACCATCGCAGCTTCCGTTATTCTGCCTATTTGTGCTATCTGCTTAATGCAGGGAAATAAACTCAATATTCTGCAATTAGGGGATGAAGATGCACATTACCTCGGGCTTAATGTCGAACGAACCAAATTTATTTTATTATTCCTCAGTGCCATTTTAGTCGGTTGTGCTGTTGCTATGAGCGGTGTTATTGGTTTTGTCGGCCTCGTTGTTCCGCACCTCATTCGTATGACGCTTGGGCCTGATCATCGTTGGCTCATTCCTGGTTCCGCTATCGTCGGTGCGGGGTTATTACTGATTGCCGATACTGTCGCGAGGACTGCGGTTGCACCTGCTGAAATTCCTGTTGGTTTACTGACAGGGTTAATTGGTGGCCCCTACTTCTTATGGCTCATTTTGCGACAGCCTGCAGGGAGGATCTAA
- a CDS encoding TonB-dependent hemoglobin/transferrin/lactoferrin family receptor, whose protein sequence is MSPVLRMSVLTSAILGVIASAHAQTPEPTPKKNHHDVMTVYATGSERDSFETPMMVTVIKNNSPETKTASTVNDILRKVPGIGVTGTSRANGQDIYMRGFDRRGILTLVDGIRQGTDTGHVNGTFIDPALIKQVEIIRGPSALLYGSGAMGGVIAWETVDAKDLLREGQGHGFRVFTEAATGDHSFGFGGTAFGRSDNLDGLFSFVTKETGNVRMSNGDDMKNKETIGNLLAKGTWQIDDAQKLSGQMRYYNNDANEPKNPQEINAGSDNLKVNRTTRQRDAQLTYQIKPGSQDWLNFKVTPYYSDINITAKGQGTPYEGRTQKTYGIKADNRSNFYDLPLASHNLTYGSEAYKQKQTPYAATTQFPDADITFASGFLQDEISLKDLPVSFIVGTRYDHYKATSDGNEDVKKGKWSSKGAVSITPTEWSMLFASYSEAFRAPSMMEMYNDEVHFQMGPIVNRWRPNPNLKPESTRTAEYGFGLRFDDLLMDRDNLQFKASYFDTKAKDYINTYVNVDRYVLQNNYTTSINTKRAKIWGWDASMDYKTDYFNWSLAYNHTEGKDESNGKSITSIKPDSVTSNLAVPISDSGFSVGWLGEFTRHTEFNKASKAEQQAGYAVHDFYVSYQGDGQLKGLGTSVVLGNAFDKEYYSSQGIPQDGRNAKLLVSFQW, encoded by the coding sequence ATGTCCCCTGTTTTGCGAATGTCAGTCCTGACCAGCGCCATCTTAGGCGTGATAGCAAGTGCTCACGCACAAACACCAGAGCCAACACCCAAAAAAAATCATCATGATGTGATGACCGTCTATGCGACAGGGAGCGAACGTGACAGCTTCGAAACCCCGATGATGGTCACAGTGATCAAAAATAATTCACCTGAAACAAAAACGGCCAGCACGGTCAATGATATTTTACGTAAAGTCCCAGGGATTGGCGTCACGGGAACCAGCCGAGCGAATGGACAAGATATTTATATGCGTGGGTTTGATCGACGCGGCATTTTGACTTTGGTTGATGGTATTCGCCAAGGCACAGATACAGGCCACGTCAATGGCACCTTTATCGACCCTGCCTTGATTAAACAAGTTGAAATCATTCGCGGCCCTTCTGCTCTACTCTATGGCAGTGGTGCTATGGGCGGTGTGATTGCTTGGGAAACTGTTGATGCCAAAGACTTGTTGCGTGAAGGCCAAGGCCACGGTTTCCGTGTCTTTACCGAAGCCGCTACTGGCGATCATAGTTTCGGTTTCGGCGGCACTGCGTTTGGCCGTAGTGATAACCTTGATGGCCTCTTCAGCTTTGTTACCAAAGAAACTGGTAATGTCCGCATGAGTAATGGCGATGACATGAAAAACAAAGAAACCATCGGTAACCTGCTGGCGAAAGGTACATGGCAAATCGATGATGCACAGAAATTATCAGGCCAAATGCGTTACTACAACAACGATGCCAATGAGCCTAAAAACCCGCAAGAAATTAATGCAGGGAGTGACAATCTAAAAGTGAACCGCACCACCCGCCAACGTGATGCTCAGCTGACTTATCAAATTAAGCCAGGTTCACAGGACTGGTTAAATTTTAAAGTCACGCCTTATTACTCCGATATAAACATTACGGCAAAAGGCCAAGGAACCCCCTATGAAGGCCGAACACAAAAAACCTATGGCATAAAAGCAGATAACCGCTCTAACTTTTATGACTTGCCATTAGCGTCGCATAACCTAACTTACGGCAGTGAAGCTTATAAGCAAAAACAAACTCCTTATGCTGCCACCACCCAATTCCCCGATGCGGACATCACCTTTGCATCCGGCTTTTTACAAGATGAAATTAGCCTAAAAGATTTGCCTGTTTCCTTTATTGTCGGTACGCGTTATGACCACTATAAAGCCACATCAGATGGCAATGAAGATGTGAAAAAAGGCAAATGGTCATCTAAAGGTGCCGTTAGCATTACACCAACAGAGTGGTCAATGCTATTTGCGTCATATTCAGAAGCCTTCCGAGCCCCTTCCATGATGGAAATGTATAACGACGAGGTCCACTTCCAAATGGGGCCAATCGTCAATAGATGGAGACCCAATCCTAACCTGAAACCTGAATCAACCCGTACTGCTGAGTATGGATTTGGCTTACGTTTCGATGACCTATTGATGGATCGTGACAACCTGCAATTTAAAGCCAGCTATTTTGATACCAAAGCGAAAGATTACATCAACACATATGTGAATGTTGATAGATATGTTCTGCAAAATAACTACACCACATCAATCAATACTAAACGTGCCAAAATTTGGGGATGGGATGCCTCAATGGATTATAAAACAGACTATTTCAACTGGAGTTTGGCTTATAACCATACTGAAGGAAAAGATGAATCTAATGGAAAATCCATCACATCAATTAAGCCTGATTCTGTCACCAGTAATCTGGCCGTGCCTATCTCAGACAGCGGTTTTTCCGTGGGCTGGTTAGGCGAATTCACACGCCATACTGAATTCAATAAAGCTTCTAAAGCAGAACAACAAGCCGGCTATGCCGTACATGACTTCTACGTCAGCTACCAAGGTGACGGGCAACTCAAAGGGTTAGGAACCAGTGTCGTATTAGGCAATGCTTTTGATAAAGAATATTACTCATCACAAGGCATTCCTCAAGATGGACGTAATGCCAAGCTGCTTGTCAGCTTCCAATGGTAA
- a CDS encoding NAD(P)H-binding protein, with amino-acid sequence MKILLLGATGLVGSHVLSLALADSRVTQVIAPTRYALAEHEKLQAPIVDFNHLPDDAALWEVDAVICALGSTLKAAGSKAAFRLVDYTYPLTCAQLAKKWHCPTFVLTSALGSNAKSPFFYSRVKGQLEQDLMSLGFDSLTLVRPNVISGDRQKVRLGEVVVIRIISCLSSILPASCQVSPATNIAKALFEAAINPTKGVHVISSKQLI; translated from the coding sequence ATGAAAATATTACTATTAGGTGCGACAGGCCTTGTGGGCAGCCATGTTTTATCATTGGCACTTGCTGACTCGCGTGTGACTCAGGTGATAGCGCCAACACGATATGCATTAGCAGAACATGAGAAATTACAAGCACCTATTGTAGATTTTAATCATTTACCGGACGACGCTGCATTATGGGAAGTCGATGCTGTGATTTGTGCGCTGGGCTCAACCCTCAAAGCGGCGGGCTCGAAGGCGGCATTTCGCCTAGTAGACTACACCTATCCATTAACCTGTGCACAGCTGGCCAAAAAATGGCATTGCCCAACATTTGTATTGACTTCTGCGTTGGGGTCAAATGCGAAGTCACCATTTTTCTATAGTCGAGTGAAAGGGCAGCTTGAACAAGATTTAATGTCACTGGGGTTTGATTCTTTAACTTTAGTTCGCCCGAATGTGATTAGTGGTGACCGCCAAAAAGTGCGTTTGGGTGAAGTCGTTGTGATCCGTATTATTTCCTGTCTATCATCTATATTGCCCGCGAGCTGCCAAGTTAGCCCCGCAACAAATATTGCGAAAGCATTATTTGAGGCTGCAATAAATCCCACTAAAGGGGTTCATGTTATTTCATCTAAACAGCTTATATAA
- a CDS encoding DUF1177 domain-containing protein: MSLNYLSQVYDLLDTPDVDGEKMAALLHSVNSNQSISSNDAIITVTSIPYEFPEDTSKLCHFIKVLIPGSEGKHRGGPYPTLGIIGRLGAQQAQPDRIGLVSDADGSIVAFASAMKLLDMAAKGQRLKGDVIISSHIATHVSITPHDPVDFMGMPVSSNTMNRYEVDEQMDAILSIDTSKGNSIIKQRGIAISPTAKQGYILRVAPDLVRLLEYATGDVAKTFPITTQDISPYDNGVYHFNSIMQPHVATHAPVVGLAITAKSIVPGCETGASYESELIDATRFTVEVAKQFCWDKIRFYQQDEYETLYDLYGSLAQIQG, from the coding sequence ATGTCCTTGAATTATCTAAGTCAAGTTTATGACCTATTAGACACCCCTGATGTTGATGGTGAAAAAATGGCTGCATTACTTCATTCTGTTAATTCAAATCAATCTATTAGCTCAAATGATGCCATCATCACAGTTACCTCGATTCCTTATGAATTTCCAGAGGATACGAGTAAATTATGCCATTTCATTAAAGTGCTGATCCCTGGCTCTGAGGGTAAACACCGTGGAGGCCCTTACCCGACTTTAGGCATTATCGGTCGTTTAGGCGCACAACAGGCACAACCGGATCGTATTGGGCTGGTTTCTGATGCAGATGGTTCAATTGTTGCCTTTGCCAGCGCAATGAAACTGTTGGATATGGCGGCGAAGGGGCAACGCCTCAAAGGAGACGTCATTATTAGCTCTCATATCGCCACTCACGTTTCGATTACCCCTCATGATCCTGTTGATTTTATGGGGATGCCAGTTTCATCCAATACCATGAACCGATATGAAGTCGATGAGCAGATGGATGCAATTTTATCCATCGATACTTCAAAGGGAAATAGCATCATTAAACAGCGAGGTATTGCTATTTCCCCCACCGCTAAGCAAGGCTATATTTTACGTGTCGCACCTGATTTAGTGCGCTTACTGGAATATGCTACAGGGGATGTCGCGAAAACGTTCCCTATCACCACACAAGATATTTCCCCTTATGATAACGGTGTTTATCATTTTAATTCTATAATGCAACCACATGTTGCAACACACGCCCCCGTTGTTGGCCTTGCCATTACCGCTAAATCGATTGTTCCTGGCTGTGAAACAGGTGCAAGTTATGAAAGCGAATTAATTGATGCCACAAGGTTTACGGTGGAAGTTGCTAAACAATTTTGCTGGGATAAAATTCGATTTTATCAGCAAGATGAATATGAAACGCTTTATGATTTGTATGGTTCATTAGCTCAGATTCAGGGGTAG
- a CDS encoding heme/hemin ABC transporter substrate-binding protein produces MKQWLLILSTLFISFGSYAAERIVTLGGDVTEIVYELGAQEQLVARDSTSLHPEQATKLPDVGYMRMLNAEGVLSMRPTLVLASELAKPSMALSQIEKSGVKIIKVTGKPSLEAIPEKITTIANVVGKTEQGKQLVDQFNQQLSQVNTTPIDKKVLFIMSHGGVMPLAAGRHTAADSVINAVGAKNAMSSFDSYRPLSQEGLLSSQPDLIIFTKEGVKSLGGIEKVWKLQGMSMTPAGKNKALLVVDDVGMLTFSLGTPEVMKQLREALEKSQ; encoded by the coding sequence ATGAAACAATGGCTTCTAATCTTATCAACGCTGTTTATCTCTTTTGGTTCTTATGCAGCAGAACGTATCGTCACCTTAGGGGGTGATGTGACGGAAATTGTGTATGAACTCGGAGCACAGGAACAGCTCGTCGCCCGTGACAGCACCAGCCTTCACCCAGAGCAAGCCACCAAGCTCCCTGATGTGGGCTATATGCGTATGCTTAACGCAGAAGGTGTGCTGTCAATGCGCCCGACTTTAGTCCTTGCGAGTGAGTTAGCCAAACCCTCAATGGCTCTCTCGCAAATCGAAAAAAGTGGCGTAAAAATTATCAAGGTGACAGGGAAACCCAGTTTAGAAGCCATTCCAGAAAAAATTACCACCATCGCTAACGTGGTCGGTAAAACAGAGCAAGGAAAGCAATTAGTTGATCAATTTAACCAACAGCTCAGCCAAGTAAATACAACTCCTATCGATAAAAAAGTCCTGTTCATTATGAGCCACGGTGGTGTTATGCCTTTAGCAGCAGGACGGCACACAGCGGCAGACAGCGTGATTAACGCAGTCGGTGCAAAAAATGCCATGAGCAGCTTCGACAGCTATCGTCCTCTATCCCAAGAAGGTTTGCTATCAAGCCAACCCGATTTAATCATTTTCACCAAAGAAGGGGTTAAATCATTAGGCGGAATAGAAAAAGTGTGGAAATTACAAGGAATGTCAATGACCCCCGCGGGGAAAAATAAAGCGCTTCTGGTTGTTGATGATGTCGGCATGCTCACCTTCAGTTTAGGTACGCCTGAAGTCATGAAACAACTACGTGAGGCATTAGAAAAATCCCAATGA
- the hemP gene encoding hemin uptake protein HemP, whose product MTAPVAENTVETAKHTVKTDVIESQQLLGPAGKVSIQHNGELYQLRQTRTGKLILTK is encoded by the coding sequence ATGACAGCCCCAGTTGCAGAAAATACCGTCGAAACGGCAAAACACACCGTAAAAACTGACGTGATAGAAAGCCAACAATTATTGGGCCCTGCAGGTAAGGTCTCAATTCAACATAATGGCGAGCTTTATCAATTGAGACAAACACGTACAGGTAAGTTGATCTTAACTAAGTAA